The Helicobacter mustelae genome has a segment encoding these proteins:
- a CDS encoding ATP-dependent Clp protease adaptor ClpS — translation MALTSSQEMTLTKISEPIMASVIILNDDYTPMDFVINILMSVFEKNQDQATQIMLEVHHKGSGVCGIYPYDIAELKLQIAREKTKTAQLPLQLELQIL, via the coding sequence ATGGCGCTAACCTCTTCCCAAGAAATGACACTAACTAAAATCAGTGAACCCATTATGGCATCTGTAATTATCTTGAATGACGACTATACTCCTATGGATTTTGTAATCAACATCTTGATGAGTGTTTTTGAAAAAAATCAAGATCAAGCCACGCAAATCATGCTAGAAGTCCATCACAAAGGAAGCGGGGTCTGTGGGATCTATCCCTATGATATTGCGGAATTAAAATTGCAAATTGCACGAGAAAAAACCAAAACCGCACAGCTTCCCCTGCAGCTAGAACTCCAAATATTATAG
- a CDS encoding AAA family ATPase, which yields MESLLSPELTKIINHSVQLSKKMQHNVLTIEHIFLALLEDPQGENLLKNCGLDTENAKKILSQYLIKHIPITPHSSNSIPHQTPALERVFLNMVNHANSSNQSQINIEDFLIFTLAEEQSYSALLLKSYEIEKTQILEAANFTKEEDQLEQYAKNLNHLAKKGKIDPIIGREKEILRASEVLCKRKKNNVVLIGEPGVGKTAIAEGIALSITQKTCAPSLRKFEIFELDLVGMVAGTKYRGDFEKRLKGVLKTIQKRKNVVLFIDEIHMLVGAGSTGTSNMDAANILKPLLSSGNLRCIGATTFQEYKNSFSRDKALNRRFIPIEVLEPSPETCYEILEKVAPLYEKHHNVTYSKDALKACVDLSNLYITERFLPDKAIDLLDEAGVNLQNKKHKTITKIQIQQSLARFVNIPQNILKSDEKTLLKRLEKTLQSKIFSQEEAIQKITSVIKINKAGLSDPKKPIGSFLFVGASGVGKTALSIELANALGIAFHRIDMSEYMEAHSISKLIGAPSGYVGFEQGGILVDMIRKSPHCVLLLDEIEKAHPDIFHLLLQVMDDARLSDNQGNKADFKNVILIMTSNAGTNENQNMGFNATIKDKQQTAIKNLFTPEFRGRLDAIVHFNSLTIKDYQNITKKYITELNATLKDRALSLSLEPSALVYIANLALDPMLGAREIKKFINNNIKPQLSEILLFEKLKKNTSIKICLEQDAILLKKEEPHDEKNEAPC from the coding sequence ATGGAAAGTCTTTTGAGTCCAGAGCTCACTAAAATCATCAATCACTCCGTGCAGTTAAGTAAAAAAATGCAGCATAATGTGCTCACCATTGAGCATATTTTTTTGGCTCTGTTAGAAGATCCCCAGGGAGAAAATCTACTCAAGAATTGCGGCCTAGATACAGAAAATGCCAAAAAAATCCTTTCCCAATATCTCATAAAGCACATTCCTATCACTCCGCATTCTAGCAATAGCATTCCTCATCAAACCCCTGCCCTAGAGCGCGTATTTCTCAATATGGTAAATCATGCCAATTCCTCCAATCAATCCCAGATTAATATCGAGGATTTTTTGATCTTTACCTTGGCTGAAGAGCAGAGCTATAGCGCGCTATTGCTCAAAAGCTATGAAATAGAAAAAACCCAGATCCTAGAGGCTGCAAATTTCACAAAAGAAGAAGATCAACTCGAGCAATATGCCAAAAATCTCAACCACCTTGCCAAAAAAGGCAAGATTGACCCCATTATTGGAAGAGAAAAAGAAATTTTGCGTGCGAGCGAGGTTTTGTGCAAACGCAAGAAAAATAATGTAGTCCTAATCGGGGAGCCAGGAGTGGGGAAAACTGCGATTGCTGAGGGGATTGCACTAAGCATCACACAAAAAACCTGTGCGCCTAGTTTGAGAAAGTTTGAAATTTTTGAGCTAGATCTTGTGGGAATGGTGGCAGGCACTAAATACCGAGGAGATTTTGAAAAGCGCTTAAAGGGTGTGTTAAAAACGATACAAAAAAGAAAAAACGTTGTCCTATTCATCGATGAGATTCACATGCTAGTGGGGGCAGGCAGCACTGGGACAAGCAACATGGATGCAGCAAATATCCTAAAGCCCCTCCTCTCTAGCGGAAATCTTCGATGCATCGGAGCAACAACCTTTCAAGAATATAAAAATTCCTTTTCTAGAGACAAGGCCCTAAATCGCAGATTCATCCCCATTGAGGTGCTAGAGCCAAGCCCAGAGACTTGCTATGAGATCTTAGAAAAAGTAGCTCCTTTGTATGAGAAACATCATAATGTCACTTACAGCAAGGATGCGCTAAAAGCCTGTGTGGATCTCTCCAATCTCTATATCACAGAGCGCTTTTTGCCAGATAAGGCCATCGATCTCCTTGATGAAGCGGGCGTAAATCTCCAAAACAAAAAACACAAAACCATCACAAAAATCCAGATCCAGCAGTCTTTAGCGCGCTTTGTCAACATCCCTCAAAACATCCTAAAATCCGATGAAAAAACCCTCTTAAAAAGATTAGAAAAAACCCTGCAGAGTAAGATTTTCTCCCAAGAAGAAGCGATTCAAAAAATCACCTCTGTCATCAAAATCAACAAAGCAGGGCTTAGCGATCCCAAAAAGCCCATCGGAAGTTTTTTGTTTGTGGGTGCCAGTGGAGTAGGGAAAACCGCACTTAGCATTGAACTAGCAAATGCACTAGGGATTGCCTTTCATCGCATTGATATGAGCGAGTACATGGAAGCTCACAGCATTTCTAAACTTATTGGCGCACCCAGTGGTTATGTGGGGTTTGAACAAGGTGGGATCTTGGTAGATATGATCCGAAAATCTCCGCATTGTGTGCTCTTGCTAGATGAGATTGAAAAGGCCCATCCTGATATCTTCCACCTGCTCTTACAAGTCATGGATGATGCAAGACTGAGTGATAATCAAGGAAATAAAGCAGATTTTAAAAATGTCATTTTAATCATGACCTCCAATGCAGGTACAAATGAAAATCAAAATATGGGCTTTAATGCCACAATCAAAGATAAGCAACAAACAGCAATTAAAAATCTTTTCACCCCAGAATTTCGTGGGAGATTGGATGCCATCGTGCATTTCAACTCCCTTACCATCAAGGACTATCAAAACATCACCAAAAAATATATTACAGAACTCAATGCCACGCTAAAAGATCGCGCACTCAGCCTATCTCTAGAACCCAGCGCACTTGTTTATATCGCAAATCTCGCACTCGATCCCATGCTAGGCGCAAGAGAAATCAAAAAATTCATCAACAACAACATCAAACCACAACTCAGTGAAATTTTGTTATTTGAAAAACTGAAAAAAAACACATCGATTAAAATCTGCCTAGAGCAAGATGCAATCCTGCTCAAAAAAGAAGAACCCCATGATGAAAAAAACGAGGCTCCATGCTAA
- a CDS encoding mannose-1-phosphate guanylyltransferase/mannose-6-phosphate isomerase, translating into MLRIVILCGGSGTRLWPLSRENFPKQFHKLFGESSLFQKTLLRNLPLKNLYTDAKIEVVSNEQYYFLLQNQSAEIGVEISSFICESVSKNTAAAIAFSAFHAKPSDILLVLPSDHLILDSKSYLEHIHKAIEIAQNGYLLTFGITPKEPHTGYGYIQSHQGIVKKFIEKPDLKHAKEYYKAGDFYWNSGMFCFQAKVFLQELECYAKNIYDHAKEAYLHARKDSPGILVLPKEQSQKIPSNSIDYAVLEKSSRVYCLASDFSWNDVGSFDSLQSCVENTPIVTESSSNNFVLANKLVAMIDVEDLIVIDTQDSMLIAKKGSSQKVKNILPKIKQVAPELTQNHQFTYRPWGSYQVLLETPTYKIKQIVVKPQSRLSLQKHFHRNEHWIIVSGTAQITLESDTFALHPNESTYIPMGKTHRLANLGKIDLVVIEVQIGEYLGEDDIVRIEDDFSRK; encoded by the coding sequence ATGCTAAGAATTGTGATTTTATGTGGTGGAAGTGGGACAAGACTCTGGCCCCTATCTCGAGAAAATTTTCCCAAACAATTCCATAAGCTTTTTGGTGAATCCTCTCTTTTCCAAAAAACCCTCTTGCGCAATCTTCCCCTAAAAAATCTCTACACAGATGCAAAAATCGAAGTGGTCAGCAATGAGCAGTATTATTTTTTATTACAAAATCAAAGCGCAGAAATTGGGGTGGAGATTTCTTCTTTTATTTGTGAGAGTGTTAGCAAAAATACTGCCGCTGCCATTGCATTTAGTGCCTTTCATGCCAAGCCTAGTGATATTTTATTAGTTTTGCCAAGCGATCACCTAATCCTTGATTCTAAAAGCTATTTAGAACATATCCACAAGGCCATAGAAATCGCGCAAAATGGCTATTTACTCACTTTTGGCATCACCCCTAAAGAGCCTCATACAGGCTATGGCTACATACAATCCCATCAAGGCATCGTCAAGAAATTTATCGAAAAACCTGATCTTAAGCATGCCAAAGAATATTATAAAGCTGGGGATTTTTATTGGAATAGTGGGATGTTTTGCTTCCAGGCAAAGGTATTTTTACAAGAGCTAGAGTGCTATGCCAAAAACATTTATGATCACGCAAAAGAGGCTTATTTGCATGCACGCAAAGATTCTCCTGGGATTTTGGTTCTACCAAAGGAGCAAAGCCAAAAAATTCCAAGCAACAGTATTGATTATGCGGTTTTAGAAAAAAGCTCTAGGGTGTATTGTCTTGCTTCTGATTTTTCTTGGAATGATGTAGGGAGCTTTGATTCCCTGCAGTCTTGTGTGGAAAATACTCCCATTGTCACAGAATCTAGCAGCAACAACTTCGTGCTAGCCAACAAACTCGTTGCCATGATTGATGTAGAAGACCTCATTGTCATAGACACACAAGACTCCATGCTGATTGCCAAAAAAGGATCCAGCCAAAAAGTAAAAAACATCCTTCCCAAAATCAAACAAGTCGCCCCAGAACTCACACAAAACCATCAATTCACCTACCGCCCATGGGGAAGTTATCAGGTCTTATTAGAAACCCCTACCTACAAAATCAAACAAATCGTTGTAAAACCACAATCCCGCCTAAGCTTGCAGAAACATTTTCATCGCAATGAGCATTGGATTATTGTCAGTGGCACCGCACAAATTACATTAGAATCTGATACTTTTGCACTTCATCCCAATGAGTCCACCTACATCCCCATGGGGAAAACCCATCGCCTAGCAAATCTAGGTAAAATCGATCTTGTTGTGATTGAAGTGCAAATCGGGGAATATTTGGGCGAGGATGATATTGTGCGCATTGAGGATGATTTTTCTCGCAAATAA
- the gmd gene encoding GDP-mannose 4,6-dehydratase: MKRALITGITGQDGAYLAEFLLKNNYEVHGIKRRSSLFNTDRIDHLYQDPHVQNRNFFLHYGDMTDSMNLTRIIQEVQPDEIYNLAAMSHVGVSFETPEYTANADGIGTLRILEAVRLLNLAQKTKIYQASTSELYGLVQEIPQNEKTPFYPRSPYACAKLYAYWITVNYREAYEIFACNGILFNHESPIRGETFVTRKITRAAAKIALGLQDKLYLGNLSSKRDWGHAKDYVRMMHMILQAPKAQDYVIATGITTEVREFVKMAFQELGIQCEFVGEGIEEKGIVKACLGDYQLPKGKQIIAIDPRYFRPTEVDLLIGDASKAREELGWIPEYNLNMLIKEMVQSDLLLMQKEKLLKDSGYPVMSYFE, translated from the coding sequence ATGAAGAGAGCTCTTATTACAGGCATCACGGGGCAAGATGGCGCATACCTTGCAGAATTCCTGCTAAAAAACAATTATGAAGTCCATGGCATCAAACGTCGTAGTTCGTTATTCAACACAGATAGAATCGATCATCTTTATCAAGATCCTCATGTGCAAAACCGAAATTTCTTTCTCCATTATGGAGACATGACAGATTCCATGAATCTCACTCGCATCATCCAAGAAGTGCAGCCTGATGAAATCTATAATTTGGCCGCGATGAGTCATGTGGGAGTGTCTTTTGAAACCCCAGAGTATACCGCAAACGCTGATGGCATAGGAACACTCAGGATCCTAGAAGCTGTGCGCCTACTCAATCTTGCTCAAAAAACCAAAATCTATCAAGCCTCTACAAGCGAACTCTATGGACTTGTGCAAGAGATTCCTCAAAATGAAAAAACTCCTTTTTATCCTCGCTCTCCCTATGCTTGTGCCAAGCTTTATGCTTATTGGATTACTGTGAATTATCGCGAGGCTTATGAAATTTTTGCCTGCAATGGAATTTTATTCAATCATGAAAGCCCTATCCGCGGAGAGACATTTGTGACTCGAAAAATCACGCGCGCAGCAGCAAAGATCGCTCTAGGACTCCAAGACAAGCTCTATTTAGGCAATCTTTCTAGCAAGCGAGATTGGGGGCATGCAAAAGATTATGTACGAATGATGCATATGATCTTGCAAGCTCCAAAAGCACAAGACTATGTAATTGCTACAGGAATTACTACAGAGGTGAGGGAATTTGTAAAAATGGCATTTCAAGAGCTTGGCATCCAATGTGAATTTGTAGGCGAGGGAATTGAAGAAAAAGGCATAGTAAAGGCTTGTTTGGGGGATTATCAATTGCCCAAGGGCAAGCAAATCATAGCCATAGATCCGCGTTATTTCCGTCCTACAGAAGTAGATTTGCTCATTGGCGATGCAAGCAAGGCTAGAGAAGAGCTCGGCTGGATCCCTGAATATAATCTCAATATGCTCATCAAAGAAATGGTACAAAGTGATCTTTTATTGATGCAAAAAGAAAAGCTTTTGAAAGATTCTGGTTATCCCGTTATGTCATATTTTGAATAA
- a CDS encoding DUF417 family protein, with protein sequence MYITALRGLSQLKHVAVVISHLAIFLIFIWIGGLKFFNYEAEGIVPFVANSPLSSFFYKDPGNYKSNKIPEGTYDEQKHQWNDKNRTYLVSYGLGILIILYGTMVLFGLIYPILGVIGGILVFLMTCITLSFLITTPEVWVANLCGMNHGFPYLSGAGRLVIKDVAIMACALVVVSSCSERILKKSNNIS encoded by the coding sequence ATGTATATCACTGCTTTAAGGGGCTTATCACAACTTAAGCATGTTGCTGTAGTTATTTCTCATCTTGCTATTTTTCTTATTTTCATCTGGATTGGTGGATTAAAGTTTTTTAATTATGAAGCAGAAGGAATTGTTCCCTTTGTTGCAAACTCGCCTTTGTCTAGTTTCTTTTACAAAGATCCGGGTAATTATAAGTCCAATAAGATTCCTGAAGGTACATATGATGAGCAAAAGCATCAATGGAATGATAAAAATAGGACATATCTTGTATCCTATGGGCTTGGCATATTGATTATTCTTTATGGAACAATGGTGTTATTTGGACTCATCTATCCTATTTTGGGTGTAATAGGGGGGATACTTGTATTTTTGATGACTTGTATTACTTTATCTTTTTTGATAACAACACCAGAGGTATGGGTGGCTAATCTTTGCGGAATGAATCATGGCTTCCCCTATTTGTCTGGAGCAGGCCGATTGGTAATCAAAGATGTTGCAATTATGGCATGCGCTTTGGTTGTTGTAAGCAGTTGTTCAGAAAGAATACTTAAAAAATCAAACAATATTAGTTAA
- a CDS encoding sulfite exporter TauE/SafE family protein: protein MLVEESNAIFLSLVGLFTGITAGFFGIGGGEIVVPSAIFAHFSYSHAVGISLIQMLFSSLVGSIINYSKGLLSLKEGFFAAFGGLMGAFLGSFLLKFIDDKILMSVFVIVVCYSFFKYAFSNSKKQHFEEAHFSMHKEEGPKPCHGFISSSIDRTHAILFFAGLITGIFSIPLGMGGGILMVPFLGFFLKYDSKKIVPLGLFFVVFASLSGVVSLYHGGVLDNTAIQAGLITGVGAFLGVGIGIKLIALASERVHKILLLLIYALSILATLHKLITML from the coding sequence ATGTTAGTTGAGGAATCCAATGCGATTTTTTTGTCTCTCGTGGGGCTTTTTACCGGTATCACAGCGGGGTTTTTTGGCATAGGGGGTGGGGAGATCGTAGTCCCCAGCGCGATTTTTGCACATTTTAGCTATAGCCATGCGGTGGGGATTTCTCTCATTCAGATGCTTTTTTCCTCTCTAGTAGGATCCATCATCAATTATTCCAAGGGCCTCTTGAGTCTCAAAGAGGGTTTTTTCGCGGCATTTGGTGGGCTAATGGGTGCATTTTTAGGGAGCTTTTTGCTTAAATTCATTGATGATAAAATCTTGATGAGCGTGTTTGTCATCGTGGTGTGCTATAGCTTTTTTAAATATGCCTTTAGTAACTCCAAAAAGCAGCATTTTGAGGAGGCGCATTTTTCCATGCACAAAGAAGAAGGCCCCAAGCCTTGCCACGGGTTTATTTCCTCTTCCATCGATAGGACGCATGCGATTTTATTCTTCGCAGGGCTAATTACAGGGATTTTTTCCATCCCCCTTGGCATGGGCGGAGGGATTTTGATGGTGCCATTTCTGGGCTTTTTTCTGAAATATGATTCCAAGAAAATCGTTCCGCTGGGCTTGTTTTTTGTGGTGTTTGCTTCTTTGTCTGGTGTGGTCTCGCTTTATCATGGGGGCGTGCTTGATAACACTGCCATCCAAGCAGGACTCATTACGGGTGTTGGTGCATTTTTGGGTGTGGGTATTGGGATTAAGCTCATCGCCCTAGCAAGCGAGAGGGTGCATAAGATTTTGCTGCTTTTGATTTATGCTCTAAGTATTTTGGCCACTTTGCATAAACTTATTACTATGCTGTAA
- the thiF gene encoding thiamine biosynthesis protein ThiF — protein MRIKFNGQPLSTTCQNSAEFFHQHSKDPSDVWIINGFATKQSQQLHENDELFCIPKGKIPQKEALDAMMRARHTPHLHDKLKRASVAICGLGGLGSHIAIMLARSGVGKVHLIDFDIIEPSNLNRQSYMIEDLGKLKTKALQEQIKKINPFISTQIHTLRITEDNIPELFPGDDIVCEAFDSIEAKAMLMQNFHRHFPQKILICGSGLAGYGESNSIKTHKITKNLYVCGDLTSEAQIGRGLMSPRVNICAGHQANLVLELLAK, from the coding sequence ATGAGAATCAAATTTAATGGCCAGCCCCTAAGCACCACATGTCAAAATAGCGCAGAGTTTTTCCATCAACACTCCAAAGATCCCAGCGATGTGTGGATTATCAATGGTTTTGCTACAAAGCAATCCCAACAACTCCACGAAAACGATGAGCTTTTTTGCATTCCCAAGGGAAAAATTCCTCAAAAAGAAGCGCTAGATGCGATGATGCGCGCACGCCACACCCCACACTTGCATGACAAGCTCAAACGTGCCAGTGTGGCTATTTGTGGACTCGGAGGGCTGGGATCGCATATTGCCATCATGCTTGCAAGAAGCGGGGTAGGGAAGGTGCATCTCATTGATTTTGACATCATTGAACCTAGCAACCTCAATCGCCAATCTTACATGATAGAGGATCTTGGGAAGCTTAAAACCAAGGCGTTGCAAGAACAGATCAAAAAAATCAATCCCTTCATCTCCACACAAATCCACACCCTACGCATCACAGAGGACAATATCCCAGAATTATTCCCAGGGGATGATATTGTTTGTGAGGCATTTGATAGCATAGAAGCCAAGGCGATGCTAATGCAAAATTTTCACCGTCACTTTCCCCAAAAGATTTTAATTTGTGGAAGCGGACTAGCTGGCTATGGGGAATCTAATAGCATCAAAACACACAAAATCACCAAAAATCTCTATGTTTGTGGCGATCTCACAAGCGAGGCACAAATAGGCAGAGGACTCATGTCCCCACGTGTAAACATCTGTGCGGGGCATCAAGCCAATCTTGTCTTAGAGCTTTTGGCAAAATAA